The Pseudomonas baetica genome includes a region encoding these proteins:
- the acs gene encoding acetate--CoA ligase yields the protein MSAASLYPVRPEVLANTLTDEATYKAMYQQSVVNPDGFWREQAKRLDWIKPFTTVKQTSFDDHHVDIKWFADGTLNVSYNCLDRHLAERGDQVAIIWEGDDPSESRNITYRELHEQVCKLANALRGQDVHRGDVVTIYMPMIPEAVVAMLACTRIGAIHSVVFGGFSPEALAGRIIDCKSKVVITADEGIRAGKKIPLKANVDDALTNPETSSIQKVIVCKRTGGDIKWNQHRDIWYEDLMKVAGTVCAPKEMGAEEALFILYTSGSTGKPKGVQHTTGGYLLYAAMTHERVFDYRPGEVYWCTADVGWVTGHSYIVYGPLANGATTLLFEGVPNYPDITRVAKIVDKHKVNILYTAPTAIRAMMASGQAAVEGADGSSLRLLGSVGEPINPEAWDWYYKNVGKSRCPIVDTWWQTETGGNMMSPLPGAHALKPGSAARPFFGVVPALVDNLGNIIEGEAEGNLVILDSWPGQARTLYGDHDRFVDTYFKTFRGMYFTGDGARRDADGYYWITGRVDDVLNVSGHRMGTAEIESAMVAHPKVAEAAVVGVPHDIKGQGIYVYVTLKNGEEASEQLRLELKNWVRKEIGPIASPDVIQWAPGLPKTRSGKIMRRILRKIATAEYDGLGDISTLADPGVVQHLIDTHKTMNVA from the coding sequence ATGAGTGCGGCTTCTCTGTATCCCGTTCGTCCCGAGGTTCTGGCTAACACGCTGACTGACGAGGCGACCTACAAAGCCATGTACCAGCAGTCGGTCGTCAACCCTGACGGTTTCTGGCGCGAGCAGGCCAAGCGTCTCGACTGGATCAAGCCTTTCACCACGGTGAAACAGACGTCGTTCGACGATCACCACGTCGACATCAAGTGGTTTGCCGATGGCACCTTGAACGTTTCCTACAATTGCCTCGACCGCCATCTGGCCGAGCGCGGCGATCAGGTCGCGATCATCTGGGAAGGCGACGATCCTTCCGAAAGCCGCAACATCACCTACCGCGAACTGCACGAGCAAGTGTGCAAACTCGCCAACGCCCTGCGTGGTCAGGACGTACACCGCGGCGACGTGGTGACCATTTATATGCCGATGATTCCCGAAGCCGTGGTCGCCATGCTGGCCTGCACCCGGATCGGCGCGATTCACTCGGTGGTATTCGGTGGTTTCTCGCCGGAAGCCCTGGCCGGTCGCATCATCGACTGCAAATCGAAAGTGGTGATTACCGCTGACGAAGGCATTCGTGCCGGCAAGAAGATTCCACTCAAGGCCAACGTCGACGACGCGCTGACCAATCCGGAAACCAGCAGCATCCAGAAAGTCATCGTGTGCAAGCGCACCGGTGGTGACATCAAGTGGAACCAGCATCGCGACATCTGGTACGAAGACCTGATGAAAGTGGCGGGCACCGTCTGCGCGCCGAAAGAGATGGGCGCTGAAGAAGCGCTGTTCATCCTTTATACCTCCGGCTCCACCGGCAAGCCGAAGGGCGTGCAGCACACCACTGGCGGTTATCTGTTGTATGCGGCGATGACCCACGAGCGTGTGTTCGACTACCGTCCGGGCGAAGTTTACTGGTGCACCGCCGACGTTGGCTGGGTCACCGGCCACAGTTATATCGTCTACGGCCCGCTGGCCAATGGCGCGACCACGCTGCTGTTCGAAGGCGTGCCGAACTATCCGGACATCACCCGGGTGGCGAAGATCGTCGACAAGCACAAGGTCAACATCCTCTACACCGCGCCGACCGCGATCCGCGCGATGATGGCCTCGGGTCAGGCCGCTGTTGAAGGCGCGGATGGCAGCAGCCTGCGTCTGCTCGGTTCGGTCGGTGAGCCGATCAACCCGGAAGCGTGGGATTGGTATTACAAGAATGTCGGCAAGTCGCGTTGCCCGATTGTTGATACCTGGTGGCAGACCGAAACCGGCGGCAACATGATGAGCCCGCTGCCGGGCGCTCACGCGCTGAAGCCGGGTTCGGCGGCACGGCCATTCTTCGGTGTGGTGCCGGCGCTGGTCGACAACCTCGGTAACATTATTGAGGGCGAGGCTGAAGGCAATCTGGTGATTCTCGATTCGTGGCCAGGTCAGGCGCGCACGCTGTATGGCGACCATGACCGTTTTGTTGATACCTACTTCAAGACCTTCCGTGGCATGTACTTCACTGGTGACGGTGCGCGGCGTGATGCCGATGGTTACTACTGGATCACCGGGCGTGTGGATGACGTGCTCAACGTGTCTGGCCACCGCATGGGTACGGCCGAGATCGAAAGCGCGATGGTTGCGCATCCGAAAGTCGCTGAGGCGGCGGTGGTCGGTGTGCCGCATGACATCAAGGGGCAGGGCATTTATGTCTATGTCACGCTGAAGAATGGCGAGGAGGCGAGCGAGCAACTGCGTCTGGAGCTGAAGAACTGGGTGCGCAAAGAGATCGGGCCGATTGCTTCGCCGGACGTGATCCAGTGGGCGCCGGGGCTGCCGAAGACCCGTTCGGGCAAGATCATGCGCCGCATTCTGCGCAAGATTGCTACGGCTGAGTACGACGGGTTGGGCGATATTTCGACTCTGGCGGATCCGGGTGTGGTGCAGCATTTGATTGATACGCACAAGACCATGAATGTGGCTTAA
- a CDS encoding ABC transporter substrate-binding protein, producing the protein MKKLVLLGALALSVLSLNSFADEKPLKIGIEAAYPPFASKAPDGSIVGFDYDIGNALCEQMQVKCVWVEQEFDGLIPALKVRKIDAILSSMSITEDRKKSVDFTNKYYNTPARLVMKAGTQVSEGLAELKGKNIGVQRGSIHERFAREVLAPLGAEIKPYGSQNEIYLDVAAGRLDGTVADATLLDDGFLKTDAGKGFAFVGPAFTDVKYFGDGVGIAVRKGDALKDKINTAITAIRENGKYKAIQDKYFAFDIYGK; encoded by the coding sequence ATGAAGAAACTTGTGCTGCTTGGCGCCCTGGCACTGTCCGTGCTGTCGCTGAATTCCTTCGCTGATGAAAAACCTCTGAAGATCGGTATCGAAGCGGCTTACCCTCCGTTCGCCTCGAAAGCGCCGGATGGCAGCATCGTTGGTTTCGACTATGACATCGGCAACGCGCTGTGCGAGCAGATGCAGGTCAAGTGTGTGTGGGTCGAGCAAGAGTTCGACGGTCTGATCCCGGCACTGAAAGTGCGCAAGATCGACGCGATTCTGTCGTCCATGTCGATCACTGAAGATCGCAAGAAGTCCGTGGACTTCACCAACAAGTACTACAACACCCCGGCTCGTCTGGTCATGAAGGCCGGTACTCAGGTCAGCGAAGGTCTGGCTGAGCTCAAGGGCAAGAACATCGGCGTGCAACGTGGTTCGATCCACGAGCGCTTCGCCCGCGAAGTCCTGGCCCCGCTGGGTGCCGAGATCAAGCCATACGGTTCGCAGAACGAGATCTACCTCGACGTGGCCGCCGGTCGCCTCGACGGCACCGTGGCTGACGCGACCCTGCTGGATGACGGTTTCCTGAAAACCGACGCTGGCAAAGGTTTCGCCTTCGTTGGCCCGGCATTCACCGACGTCAAATACTTCGGCGACGGCGTAGGCATCGCAGTGCGCAAGGGCGACGCCCTGAAAGACAAGATCAACACCGCTATCACGGCTATCCGTGAAAACGGCAAATACAAAGCAATCCAGGACAAGTACTTCGCCTTCGATATCTACGGCAAGTAA
- a CDS encoding ribonucleotide-diphosphate reductase subunit beta produces the protein MLSWDEFDKEDSEVAAVKGANAGHATEANMDRLDNAGGAAALEARAVTADDSAAVARAKAALNSLDVAEGLAELEGASARVAVDEKRMINCRADLNQLVPFKYDWAWQKYLDGCANHWMPQEVNMTADIALWKNPEGLTDDERRIVMRNLGFFSTADSLVANNLVLAVYRLITNPECRQYILRQAFEEAIHTHAYQYCIESLAMDEGEIFNMYHEIPSVAKKATWGLKYTRSISDPKFETGTVETDKELLRNLIAYYCVLEGIFFYCGFTQILSMGRRNKMTGVAEQFQYILRDESMHLNFGIDVINQIKIENPHLWDAEMKEEATQMILQGTQLEIEYARDTMPRGVLGMNAAMMEDYLKFIANRRLSQIGLKEEYPGTTNPFPWMSEIMDLKKEKNFFETRVIEYQTGGALSWD, from the coding sequence ATGCTGAGCTGGGACGAATTCGACAAAGAAGACAGTGAAGTAGCAGCAGTGAAAGGCGCCAACGCCGGCCACGCTACTGAAGCCAACATGGACCGCCTCGACAACGCTGGCGGCGCCGCAGCGCTGGAAGCCCGCGCCGTCACCGCCGACGACTCGGCCGCCGTGGCCCGCGCCAAGGCTGCACTGAACTCCCTCGACGTCGCCGAAGGCCTCGCCGAACTCGAAGGCGCCTCCGCCCGTGTCGCGGTTGACGAAAAGCGCATGATCAACTGCCGCGCCGACCTCAACCAACTCGTACCCTTCAAGTACGACTGGGCCTGGCAGAAGTACCTGGACGGTTGCGCAAACCACTGGATGCCGCAAGAAGTCAACATGACCGCCGACATCGCCCTCTGGAAAAACCCGGAAGGCCTGACCGACGACGAGCGCCGCATCGTCATGCGCAACCTCGGCTTCTTCTCCACCGCCGACTCCCTGGTTGCCAACAACCTGGTGCTGGCCGTGTACCGCCTGATCACCAACCCGGAATGCCGCCAGTACATCCTGCGCCAGGCCTTCGAAGAGGCGATCCACACCCACGCCTACCAGTACTGCATCGAATCGCTGGCCATGGATGAAGGCGAGATCTTCAACATGTACCACGAGATCCCATCGGTCGCGAAAAAAGCCACCTGGGGCCTGAAATACACCCGTTCGATCTCCGATCCGAAGTTCGAAACCGGCACCGTCGAAACCGACAAAGAGTTGCTGCGCAACCTGATCGCCTACTACTGCGTTCTGGAAGGCATCTTCTTCTACTGCGGCTTCACCCAGATCCTCTCCATGGGCCGCCGCAACAAAATGACCGGCGTCGCCGAGCAGTTCCAATACATCCTGCGCGACGAATCCATGCACCTGAACTTCGGCATCGACGTGATCAACCAGATCAAAATCGAAAACCCACACCTGTGGGATGCCGAAATGAAGGAAGAAGCGACCCAGATGATCCTGCAGGGTACGCAGCTGGAAATCGAATACGCCCGCGACACCATGCCTCGCGGGGTGTTGGGTATGAACGCGGCGATGATGGAGGACTACCTGAAGTTCATCGCTAACCGTCGTTTGTCGCAGATTGGTTTGAAAGAAGAGTACCCAGGGACGACTAACCCGTTCCCTTGGATGAGCGAGATTATGGACTTGAAGAAAGAGAAGAATTTCTTTGAGACTCGCGTGATCGAATACCAAACTGGTGGGGCGCTTAGCTGGGATTAA
- a CDS encoding ABC transporter permease, with protein MIFDYNVIWEAMPLYLGGLLTTLKLLALSLFFGLLAALPLGLMRVSKNPIVNGAAWLYTYVIRGTPMLVQLFLIYYGLAQFEAVRESFLWPWLSSATFCACLAFAVNTSAYTAEIIAGSLKATPNGEIEAAKAMGMSRFKLYKRILLPSALRRALPQYSNEVIMMLQTTSLASIVTLIDITGAARTVNAQFYLPFEAYITAGVFYLCLTFILVRLFKLAERRWLSYLAPRKH; from the coding sequence ATGATCTTCGACTACAACGTCATTTGGGAGGCCATGCCGCTGTACCTCGGCGGCCTGCTGACCACCCTCAAATTGCTCGCGCTGTCGCTGTTTTTCGGTCTGTTGGCGGCACTGCCGCTGGGCCTGATGCGCGTCTCGAAGAACCCGATCGTCAACGGCGCCGCGTGGCTGTACACCTACGTGATTCGCGGCACGCCGATGCTGGTTCAGCTGTTCCTGATCTACTACGGTCTGGCCCAGTTCGAAGCCGTGCGGGAAAGCTTCCTCTGGCCATGGTTGTCCAGCGCCACGTTCTGTGCGTGCCTGGCCTTCGCGGTCAACACCAGCGCCTACACCGCGGAAATCATCGCCGGCAGCCTCAAGGCCACGCCGAACGGTGAGATCGAAGCGGCCAAGGCCATGGGCATGTCGCGCTTCAAACTGTACAAGCGCATCCTGCTGCCATCGGCCCTGCGCCGGGCGCTGCCGCAGTACAGCAACGAAGTGATCATGATGCTGCAGACCACCAGTCTGGCGTCCATCGTCACCCTGATCGACATCACCGGCGCGGCGCGTACCGTCAACGCGCAGTTTTATCTGCCGTTCGAGGCTTACATCACCGCCGGCGTGTTCTACCTGTGTCTGACTTTCATTCTGGTGCGCCTGTTCAAGCTGGCCGAGCGACGCTGGTTGAGCTATCTGGCCCCAAGGAAGCATTGA
- a CDS encoding DUF2790 domain-containing protein, whose protein sequence is MKALLVLALSSLCATAMADEVPTDVAQQQPAIEEYTYSTHLDIANVVSMSEVPNVCEVVPMKMEYDDSKGQRHILRYSVMGNGCTN, encoded by the coding sequence ATGAAAGCTTTATTGGTTCTGGCCCTCAGCAGTCTGTGCGCAACCGCCATGGCAGATGAGGTCCCGACTGATGTCGCACAGCAACAACCGGCCATCGAGGAATACACTTACTCGACTCACCTGGACATCGCCAACGTTGTATCGATGAGCGAAGTGCCAAACGTCTGCGAAGTGGTTCCGATGAAAATGGAATACGACGACTCGAAGGGCCAGCGTCACATCCTGCGTTACAGCGTCATGGGCAACGGCTGCACCAATTGA
- a CDS encoding IS256 family transposase, which produces MPTKKKPLRDLPKIPKELLEEFGEGLITAEAIEDASAAFKKALIERALSAELGHHLGYPPGAQRPEDETNQRNGKTGKTILTGDGPLRLEIPRDRDGSFAPILIPKHERRYTGFDDKIIAMYARGMTVREIRAFLSEQYGTDVSHDFISSVTHEVMEEIGAWQQRPLEPMYPVIFFDALRVKIREEGLVRNKAIYLALGVLPDGTRDILGIWIENTEGAKFWMKVFNDLKTRGVEDVLIAVTDGLKGMPEALSAVFPATTLQTCIVHLIRNSLDYAAWDKRRELAKALKPIYQAINAEAAEEALDAFENGPWGKQYPTVVAAWRRAWDRVIPFFVFPPAIRKVIYTTNAIESINAQLRKIIKTRGHFPTDDAATKLIWLGLRNITANWGSAAHDWKSAMNQFAILYGDRFIRPTW; this is translated from the coding sequence ATGCCAACCAAAAAGAAACCCCTGCGTGACCTACCAAAAATCCCCAAGGAGCTGCTCGAAGAGTTCGGTGAGGGGCTGATTACCGCAGAGGCTATTGAAGACGCTTCTGCGGCCTTCAAGAAGGCCTTGATTGAGCGAGCATTGAGTGCCGAGCTCGGTCACCACCTGGGGTATCCGCCGGGCGCGCAGCGCCCAGAGGATGAAACCAACCAGCGCAATGGCAAAACGGGCAAGACGATTTTGACGGGGGATGGCCCGCTGCGGCTGGAGATTCCCCGTGATCGGGATGGCAGTTTTGCCCCCATTCTGATCCCCAAGCATGAGCGGCGTTACACCGGTTTTGATGACAAGATCATCGCCATGTATGCCCGAGGCATGACCGTTCGAGAAATCCGCGCTTTCCTCTCTGAGCAATACGGGACGGACGTTTCCCATGACTTCATCAGCTCAGTCACGCACGAGGTGATGGAGGAAATTGGTGCGTGGCAACAGCGACCGCTTGAGCCGATGTACCCAGTCATTTTCTTCGATGCGCTGCGGGTCAAGATCCGAGAAGAAGGCCTTGTCCGCAACAAGGCGATTTACTTGGCGCTGGGTGTTTTACCCGATGGAACGCGCGATATTCTTGGTATCTGGATCGAAAACACCGAGGGTGCGAAGTTCTGGATGAAGGTCTTCAACGACCTCAAGACCCGCGGCGTAGAGGACGTGCTGATCGCCGTGACTGACGGTCTCAAAGGCATGCCAGAGGCGCTAAGCGCAGTATTTCCGGCAACAACGCTGCAAACATGCATCGTCCACTTGATCCGCAACAGCCTCGATTACGCGGCGTGGGACAAGCGCCGTGAGCTGGCCAAGGCGCTAAAACCGATCTATCAAGCCATCAACGCAGAAGCGGCTGAGGAAGCACTGGATGCCTTTGAAAATGGCCCTTGGGGTAAGCAATACCCAACGGTGGTGGCGGCCTGGAGACGAGCCTGGGATCGAGTGATTCCATTTTTTGTCTTCCCGCCTGCCATTCGAAAAGTGATCTATACGACCAACGCTATCGAAAGCATCAACGCTCAGCTACGCAAGATCATCAAGACCCGGGGCCACTTCCCGACGGATGACGCAGCGACCAAGCTGATCTGGCTTGGGCTGCGTAACATCACGGCAAACTGGGGCTCGGCGGCTCATGACTGGAAGAGTGCGATGAACCAATTTGCGATTCTGTACGGAGATCGATTTATCAGGCCGACCTGGTAA
- the argR gene encoding transcriptional regulator ArgR: MTAHRIGFLIWPSTKALTLALAEEALRVAQRVHPDVVYELSFLQAEPPVEGAWQLPGEPWAGKLENFQKLFLLADEPPTALASPLSSALKQLVRAGCVIGGLSAGVYPLAQLGLLDGYRAAVHWRWQDDFAERFPKVIATSHLFDWDRDRLTACGGMSVLDLLLAVLARDHGAELAGAVSEELVVERIREGGERQRIPLQNRLGSSHPKLTQAVLLMEANIEEPLTTDEIAQHVCVSRRQLERIFKQYLNRVPSQYYLELRLNKARQMLMQTSKSIIQIGLSCGFSSGPHFSSAYRNFFGATPREDRNQRRSSSPFELSSVPTERG, encoded by the coding sequence ATGACTGCCCATCGAATTGGTTTCCTGATTTGGCCCAGCACTAAAGCTCTGACTTTGGCTCTGGCGGAGGAGGCCTTGCGCGTTGCGCAGCGGGTGCACCCGGACGTGGTTTACGAACTGTCGTTCTTGCAGGCCGAGCCGCCCGTCGAAGGTGCCTGGCAGTTGCCCGGCGAGCCGTGGGCCGGCAAGCTGGAAAACTTCCAGAAACTGTTCCTGCTCGCCGACGAGCCGCCCACCGCGTTGGCCTCGCCACTGAGCAGCGCGCTCAAGCAACTGGTGCGTGCCGGTTGCGTGATCGGTGGCTTGTCTGCCGGTGTCTACCCGTTGGCGCAACTGGGTTTGCTTGACGGTTATCGCGCTGCCGTGCACTGGCGTTGGCAGGATGATTTCGCCGAGCGTTTCCCGAAGGTCATCGCCACCAGCCATCTGTTTGATTGGGATCGCGATCGCCTGACCGCGTGTGGCGGCATGTCGGTACTCGACTTGTTGCTGGCGGTGCTGGCCCGTGACCATGGTGCGGAACTGGCCGGAGCGGTCTCGGAAGAGTTGGTGGTCGAGCGCATCCGCGAGGGCGGTGAGCGTCAGCGTATTCCGTTGCAGAACCGTCTCGGCTCCAGTCACCCCAAGCTCACCCAGGCGGTGTTGCTGATGGAAGCCAACATCGAAGAGCCGCTGACCACCGACGAAATCGCCCAGCATGTGTGCGTGTCCCGTCGGCAGTTGGAGCGGATCTTCAAGCAATACCTCAACCGCGTGCCAAGCCAGTATTACCTGGAACTGCGCCTGAACAAGGCCCGGCAGATGTTGATGCAAACGAGCAAGTCGATCATCCAGATCGGCCTGTCGTGCGGCTTCTCCTCGGGGCCGCATTTCTCCAGCGCCTACCGCAACTTCTTCGGTGCCACGCCACGGGAAGATCGCAACCAGCGGCGCAGTAGCAGCCCGTTTGAATTGTCGTCGGTACCCACCGAGCGCGGTTGA
- a CDS encoding succinylglutamate desuccinylase/aspartoacylase family protein, translated as MERIDHVLPWNHLGSERQVSVFRFGSGERKAYIQASLHADELPGMRTAWELKKRLAKLEADGLLKGVIELVPVANPIGLGQLLQGAHQGRFEAGSGKNFNRDFVELSAPLAAGLEGRLGDDPHANIRLIRQAMSDHLAALPPASSQLQGLQRILLSHACTADVVLDLHCDCEAVMHMYALPQQWPQWRSLAQYLDMKVALLAEDSGGSSFDEACSLPWLRLARQFPQAQIPLACSATTLELGGQSDTGREQAINCAEGILAFLAEQGLIGGEWPAAQHEACEGMPLEGTEMLFPPHAGVVTFLRKPGEWINEGEALFEVIDPLTDKVSIVCAATSGVLFAVERLRYAQAGFWLAKVAGRDALRHGHLLND; from the coding sequence ATGGAACGCATCGATCATGTATTGCCGTGGAACCATTTAGGCAGCGAGCGCCAGGTTTCGGTGTTCCGCTTCGGCAGCGGCGAGCGCAAGGCCTACATTCAGGCCAGCCTGCACGCTGACGAATTGCCGGGCATGCGCACCGCCTGGGAGCTGAAAAAACGCCTCGCCAAACTTGAAGCCGACGGCTTGCTCAAGGGGGTGATCGAGTTGGTGCCTGTGGCCAACCCGATCGGCCTCGGGCAGTTGCTGCAAGGCGCGCATCAGGGGCGGTTCGAGGCCGGTAGCGGCAAGAATTTCAATCGTGATTTTGTCGAGCTCAGCGCGCCGCTGGCCGCCGGGCTGGAAGGGCGTCTGGGCGATGATCCGCACGCCAACATCCGCTTGATTCGTCAGGCGATGAGCGATCATCTGGCGGCATTGCCGCCGGCCAGCAGCCAGTTGCAAGGCTTGCAACGCATCTTGCTCAGCCATGCCTGCACGGCGGATGTGGTGCTTGATCTGCATTGCGACTGTGAAGCGGTCATGCACATGTATGCCTTGCCTCAGCAATGGCCGCAGTGGCGCTCGCTGGCGCAATATTTGGACATGAAGGTGGCTTTGCTGGCGGAAGATTCCGGTGGCAGTTCCTTTGATGAAGCCTGCTCGCTGCCGTGGCTGCGCCTGGCACGGCAGTTTCCTCAAGCACAGATTCCTTTGGCCTGCAGCGCGACGACTCTGGAGCTGGGTGGCCAGTCCGACACCGGACGTGAGCAGGCGATCAACTGTGCCGAAGGCATTCTGGCGTTTCTCGCCGAACAGGGTTTGATCGGTGGTGAATGGCCTGCCGCGCAGCACGAGGCTTGCGAAGGCATGCCACTGGAGGGCACGGAAATGCTCTTCCCGCCTCACGCGGGTGTCGTGACGTTCCTGCGCAAGCCGGGGGAATGGATTAACGAGGGTGAGGCGCTGTTTGAAGTCATTGATCCTTTGACGGATAAGGTGAGCATTGTCTGTGCCGCCACGTCCGGGGTGTTGTTTGCCGTTGAACGACTACGTTATGCCCAAGCAGGCTTCTGGCTGGCCAAAGTGGCGGGGCGCGACGCGCTGCGTCACGGCCACTTGCTGAATGACTGA
- a CDS encoding ABC transporter ATP-binding protein, translating to MYKLEVQDLHKRYGSHEVLKGVSLKAAAGDVISIIGSSGSGKSTFLRCINLLEQPHAGKILLNNEELKLVANKDGALKAADPKQLQRMRSRLSMVFQHFNLWSHMTALENIMEAPVHVLGVSKAEAREKAEHYLNKVGVAHRKDAFPGHMSGGEQQRVAIARALAMEPEVMLFDEPTSALDPELVGDVLKVMQALAQEGRTMVVVTHEMGFAREVSNQLVFLHKGVVEESGNPREVLVNPQSERLQQFLSGSLK from the coding sequence ATGTACAAACTTGAAGTCCAAGACCTGCATAAACGCTATGGCAGTCACGAAGTGCTCAAGGGTGTTTCCCTGAAAGCGGCAGCCGGCGATGTGATCAGCATCATCGGCTCCAGTGGCTCCGGCAAAAGTACTTTCCTGCGCTGCATCAACCTGCTCGAGCAGCCGCACGCGGGCAAGATCCTGCTCAATAACGAAGAGCTGAAACTGGTGGCGAACAAGGACGGCGCGCTGAAAGCCGCTGATCCGAAACAGCTGCAACGCATGCGCTCGCGCCTGTCGATGGTGTTCCAGCATTTCAACCTGTGGTCGCACATGACCGCGCTGGAAAACATCATGGAAGCGCCGGTCCATGTACTGGGTGTATCCAAGGCCGAAGCCCGCGAAAAAGCCGAGCATTACCTGAACAAGGTCGGCGTGGCCCATCGTAAGGATGCGTTCCCGGGGCATATGTCCGGTGGCGAGCAGCAGCGTGTGGCGATTGCCCGTGCGCTGGCGATGGAACCGGAAGTGATGCTGTTTGACGAGCCGACCTCGGCGCTTGACCCGGAGCTGGTCGGCGACGTGCTGAAGGTGATGCAGGCGCTGGCTCAGGAAGGTCGCACCATGGTCGTCGTGACCCATGAAATGGGCTTTGCCCGTGAAGTGTCGAACCAGTTGGTGTTCCTGCACAAAGGTGTTGTTGAGGAAAGCGGCAACCCGCGCGAAGTGCTGGTTAATCCGCAATCGGAACGCCTGCAACAGTTCCTGTCGGGTAGCCTCAAGTAA
- a CDS encoding ABC transporter permease, with protein MLKGYGAVILDGAWLTLQLALSSMALAIVLGLIGVALRLSPVRWLAWLGDLYSTVIRGIPDLVLILLIFYGGQDLLNRVAPMLGYDDYIDLNPLAAGIGTLGFIFGAYLSETFRGAFMAIPKGQAEAGMAYGMSSFQVFFRVMVPQMIRLAIPGFTNNWLVLTKATALISVVGLQDMMFKAKQAADATREPFTFFLAVAAMYLVITSVSLLILRQLEKRYSVGVRAADL; from the coding sequence ATGTTGAAAGGCTACGGGGCTGTCATCCTCGATGGCGCATGGCTGACGCTTCAGCTCGCCTTGTCGTCCATGGCTCTGGCCATCGTTCTCGGGCTGATCGGTGTTGCGCTGCGCCTGTCGCCGGTGCGCTGGCTGGCCTGGCTGGGCGATCTGTATTCCACGGTGATCCGCGGGATTCCCGATCTGGTGCTGATCCTGCTGATCTTCTACGGCGGTCAGGACTTGCTCAACCGCGTGGCGCCGATGCTCGGCTATGACGACTACATCGACCTGAACCCGCTGGCCGCCGGTATCGGCACCCTCGGTTTCATCTTCGGTGCGTACCTGTCGGAAACCTTCCGGGGCGCGTTCATGGCGATCCCCAAAGGTCAGGCCGAGGCGGGCATGGCGTACGGCATGAGCAGTTTTCAGGTGTTCTTCCGGGTGATGGTGCCGCAGATGATTCGTCTGGCGATTCCCGGCTTCACCAACAACTGGCTGGTACTGACCAAGGCCACCGCGCTGATTTCCGTGGTCGGTCTGCAAGACATGATGTTCAAGGCCAAGCAGGCGGCAGACGCCACTCGCGAGCCTTTTACCTTCTTCCTCGCAGTGGCGGCGATGTACCTGGTGATTACCAGCGTGTCGTTGCTGATCCTGCGTCAACTTGAGAAGCGCTACTCGGTAGGCGTAAGGGCGGCTGATCTATGA